The genomic window ATTTGATGTTGCCACATTTACCATTTGCAAGAATCGATCATAATTTAGAAAACAATCAAGAAATATCAACACTTTTTGATCCAATGATCGCTAAGATAACGTGTTGGGGAAAAGATAGAACAATTGCAATTAAAAACTTATTAACAGTACTAAAACAATTTAATATAGATGGTATATCAAATAATATAAATTTTTTGATAAATATACTTGAAAATAAAAAATTTCAGGCAGGTGAAATAAATACACAATTTGTGGAAAAGTTTATAACTGAAAATCAACCCAATTTTGATAACAAAATAAATATAAATATTAACGAGAATTTAACCGAAGAAGAAATCGCCGCAATATTTTATGAATTAAAAACAAAACAAAATCTTAATAATAAAATTTTGCACGCTATAAATAATTGGAAAGTAAAACAATGGCGATAAGCAAAATATTTATTAATAAAACACAACATAATATACAAATTAATAAACAAAATTCTATAGAAATAAATGGAAAGCAAATCGAAATATTCAAACATTTCGACCATGAAAACAAAATTATAATTAAAATAAACAACACACTATATAATGGATATGTAAAGCAATTGTCTCAATACGAATTTAGTGTTTACATATATAATTTTAAAAAAAAATTTATCATAAGTACTAAAAATAACCTTTTATTAGAACCCGCAAAATTAGATTCTCAAAAAGATTCTTTCCAAGAAAAATTAATCTCACCAATCTCGGGACGAGTTATTAAAATAAATTTTAAAGAAAACGATTTTATCAAAAAAAATCAAACATTATTATCAATAGAATCTATGAAGATGGAGAATGAATTAAAGGCCCATACCGACTGTTTTATTAAAAAAATTCAAATTTCAGAATCAGATTTGGTAAAATCAAATCAAGTATTAATGATTTTTTCAAAAAAGGGAGAAATAAAAAGTGGAACAAAAATTAAATATGAACCAACGGAAGTTCCGAATCGGGGAACTAGCTGATAAATTGGATGTTAAAAAATTTGTAATAAGATTTTGGGAAAAGGAATTTGATCTTAAATCTGACAGATCCGGCGGTGGCCAAAGATTTTATACGCAAGAAGATCTGGATCGTTTTACATATATAAAAGAACTTTTATATGAAAAAAAATTTACGATTCCAGGTGCTAAAAATCAATTAAATAACCTAAAAGAAATCAAACCTGCGATAAAACAAGAGTTTACAAAAACGGAAGCACAAAAT from Candidatus Dependentiae bacterium includes these protein-coding regions:
- a CDS encoding acetyl-CoA carboxylase biotin carboxyl carrier protein subunit, whose protein sequence is MAISKIFINKTQHNIQINKQNSIEINGKQIEIFKHFDHENKIIIKINNTLYNGYVKQLSQYEFSVYIYNFKKKFIISTKNNLLLEPAKLDSQKDSFQEKLISPISGRVIKINFKENDFIKKNQTLLSIESMKMENELKAHTDCFIKKIQISESDLVKSNQVLMIFSKKGEIKSGTKIKYEPTEVPNRGTS
- a CDS encoding MerR family transcriptional regulator; this translates as MDVKKFVIRFWEKEFDLKSDRSGGGQRFYTQEDLDRFTYIKELLYEKKFTIPGAKNQLNNLKEIKPAIKQEFTKTEAQNSSNIETKALFEKLNMIKKQLEILYQNL